In Motilibacter aurantiacus, the sequence CGGCGGCTCGCGGGCTGGAACGCCGAGCCCAACGGCACGGTCGTCAACCAGAGCCTGGTCAGCCCGGACTACATCTCAACGGTCCAGCAGAACTGGTGGAACGCGGCCTTCGCGAGGCTCGCCGACGCCGACGCCCCCGAGGCGGCCTACGTCAACGCCGACCTCGTGTGGGACGCCTTCACCACGGAGGCCTACACCCGCGCCGACGCCGACGGCACGGTCACGACGAGCACGATCTACCGCCCGGACGGCCAGGTCTTCTTCCCCCAGGGCTCCCGCTGGGGGACGATCCGGCGGGCGCAGTTCGCCAGCCTGGACGCGTTCCGGCTCTTGACGACGCAGGACCCGGCCGAGCGCGAGGAGGCCTGGGACTACCTCTCGATGCACCTGGACGGGCAGCTCGCCCTGCAGGCGCGCAACTCCGACGGGCGCACCTTCCAGCCGGGCGAGGACAACTACCCGGGCCGCGAGGAGTACGCCTCGAGCATGGTGGCGATGGCCTGGCTGGGGATCTACCTCGACGGCTGGCTGCCGATCGACACCCGCGACACCCGCCCGTACCCGGTGCTGCCGCTCATGACGAAGGCGCAGCTCGCCCGGGCCTCGGCCGGCTCCGCCGTCCGCCTGCGCCCGCTGGGCCCGGTCGGCCCGGTCGCCCCGTCGCTGCCGCGGGTCAGCCCCTGACCGACCGGCCCTGCTGACCTCCTGGCCCGGCTCGCCGGGTCAGGGGGTCAGGCCGCGACGTAGACCGCGCGGCCGCGGACGACCGTCTGCAGGCAGCGCGGGGCGGGAACGCCGGGAGTGAGGTCGGGCAGCCCGGGCACCCCGGACCGCGGGTCGGTCGACCAGTTCGCGACGCGCAGGTCCGGCGCCTGGACCAGCAGCTCGCCCGCCTCCCACACCGCGTAGGTGGCGGGCGCGCCCGGCGCGAGCACACCGGCGTCGTCGCGGCGCGCCGCCCGCCAGCCGCCCCGGGTGTGCGCGGTGAAGGCCGCCCGCGCCGACAGGCCCGAGCCCGGGGCCGAGTGGTGGGACGCGGCCCGGACCGCCTCCCACGGGGCCAGCGGCGTGACGGGCGCGTCGCTGCCGAGCGCGAGCACCACGCCGGCCGCTGCCATGGCGGCGAACGGGTTCAGCGCCTGCGCGCGGCCGGCCCCCAGCCGGCGGGCGTACATGCCGTCAGCGCCGCCCCACAGGGCGTCGAAGGCCGGCTGCACCGACGCCGTGACCCCGAGGCGGGCGAGCCGGCCGATCGCCTCCGCGTCGGCCAGCTCGACGTGCTCGAGCCGGTGGCGTGCCCCCCGCAGCGCCGCGTCCCCGAGGGCCTGCGCCGCCTCCTCGAGCCCGGCCAGCGCGACGTCGAGCGCGCCGTCCCCGATGACGTGGAACCCGGCCTGCAGCCCGTGGCGGGTGCACCCGACCACGTGATCGCGCACCTGCGCCGCCGTGAGGTACGCCGCGGGCCGGGAGCCGTCGGCGTACGCCTCGCGCAGCGCGGCGGTCCGCGACCCGATCGTGCCGTCGACGAGGATGTCGCCCGCAGCGCCGATGGCGCCTACGCCCTCGGCCGCCTCCGCGCCGCCGAGCTCCCCCCAGTAGCCCAGGACGTCCGGCAGCGACGTCTCCTGCGCGGAGAGCTCGAGCAGCGCGGTGAGGTCCTCGAGGCTGCTGAAGGCGGGGCCGGCCATCTCGTGCACCGAGCCGATGCCCAGGGAGGCGGCGTGACGGAGCGCCTCGCGCTGGGCGAGGGCGCGATGGGCCGGCGGCAGGGCGTCGTGGGCCCAGCGGGCGGCGGCCGCGTGCGCGCTGCCGGTGAGGTGGGCCGTGTCCCACGGCCCGCGGTGCGGGTACGCCGCGGCGAGCTCGCGCAGCGCCGCGGAGGACGCCAGGGAGGCATGCGCGTCCACCCGGGTCAGGAGCACGGGGCGGCCCTGCGCGGCGGCGTCCAGGTCGTCCGCGCCGGGTAGGGCCGGGTCGGCCCAGGCCGTCTCGTCCCAGCCGGAGCCGAGCAGCGGCCCGGTGGCGCGCGGGCCGGTGCCCTCGCGCGCCTCCCGGCGGACGGCCTCGAGCAGCTCGGCGGCGCTGCGGGCGGGGCGGACGTCGAGGCCGATCAGCGAGAGGCCGGTGCCCGTGGTGTGCACGTGGGCGTCGACGAACGCGGGCGTGACGAGCGCGCCGTCGAGGTCGACGAGGTGGGCGCCCTGCGGGGCGGACGCCCGACCGGCCGCGTCCTGGCCCACCCACGCGACGTGCCCGTCGACGACGAGCATCGCGGTGGCGAAGGGGTCGGCCGGGCTGTGGACCGTCCCGTTGAACAGCAGAACCGCCCGTGGAACGGGCTCGACGGGCAGGGGTGGCGGGTACGCGGGCACGCAGGCATCCTGCCTGCCCGGACTGCGGTACCCGGCGCCGGGCCTCGGCGGCCCTGCGCCGCCGCAGGCACGCCTGCTGGGGCCGCCGCCCGCGGGTCAGCGGCGGTCGCGGAACACCTCGGTGACCCAGACGAGCCCGCCGGACTGGACGACGGCGACGCCGATCTCGTCGTAGCGGCCGTCGAGGATGTTCGCCCGGTGCGGCGCCGACTTGAAGAGGGTCTGCGAGGCCTGGGCGGCGGAGCCGGCGTAGGCGACGTTCTCACCGATCCGGTTCCAGCAGCAGAGCGTCGAGAGGCCGCTGGAGTGGTGGAGCTTGCGCGGCCCGGCCATCGCCTGGGAGTGCTTGGCGGCGTAGCGGGTGAGGTCGGTGCGAGCCTTCAGCGGGGCGAGGCCGTGGGCCCTGCGCGTGGCGTTCAGGTCCTGGAGCACTTCCTGGGCGAGCGCGGCGTTGCTCCGCTTGACGGGGGCGGCGGACGCTGTTTGCGCCAGGCCGGCGACGGGAACGACGGCAGTTGCCGCGGCCACGACGGCGACGACGAAAGAGCGCAGGCGAGCGCGGGGGGCGGGCCGGTTCACGGTCACGTCCTCACAGTTGCGGGCAGGAAGCGTTCGGATCCTTACACACCCGAGTTACGCCGGGTGACATGGAAGTTGTCGTTGCGTGTCTGCCCCGACCTGAGCGCCTTGCCCCGATTCCCCACCTGCTGCGTCGACCGCGCCGCTCTGACCTGCGGCGCTGCGCCCCGGCCGCCCTGCTCTCACCCGCCCAGGACCGCCAGATCGCGCGGTTGGATGTTGAGCCGCTCGGCGCCGTCCGTGGTGCACACCACAATGTCCTCGATCCGCGCGCCGTGCCGGCCCGCGACGTAGACCCCCGGCTCGACCGAGAACGCCATCCCCGGCTCGAGCAGCTGCCGGTTGCCCGCGACGATGTACGGGTCCTCGTGCGTCTCCAGGCCGATGCCGTGCCCGGTCCGGTGGATGAACAGGTCACCCCAGCCGGCCTCCTCGAGCACCTCACGCGAAGCACGGTCGACCTCCTCGCACGGCATGCCCGGCCCGGCCGCAGCGCAGGCGGCCTCCTGGGCCTGCTGCAGCGCGCCGTAGTAGGCCAGGAAGTCCTCGGGCGGCTCGCCCACGGCGTACGTCCGGGTGCTGTCGGAGCAGTAGCCCTGCGCGGTCGTGCCGCCGATGTCCACCACGACCGGGTCGCCGGCCGCGATGACCCGGTCGGACACCTCGTGGTGCGGCGACGCCCCGTTCGGGCCGGACGCCACGATGGCGAAGTCGGCGCGCACGTGCCCCTCGGCCAGGATCGCGTCGACGATGTCCTTGGCGACTTCCCGCTCGGTCCGGCCGGCCCGCAGCCACTCCCCCATCCGCGCGTGCACCCGGTCGATGGCCGCAGCAGCGACGCGCAGCGCCTCGAGCTCGGCGGCGTCCTTGCGCATGCGCAGCTCCCGCAGCACGGTGCCTGCTGCCTCCTGCTCGGCGTCCGGCAGCGCGTGCCGGAAGGCCAGCGCCTTCACGGCCCACATCCGGTCGTCGACCGCCACGCGGTTGACGCCGGGCAGCGTCGCGGCCGTGAGGGCGTAGGGGTCGTCCGTCTCCCCCCACGCGAGCATTCCCAGGCCGAGCTCGCCGATCGGCGAGGCCAGGGCTGCGGCCACCTCCAGCTGCGGGACGACGACGACCGGGTCGCCGACGGCGCGGACCACCAGGCAGGTCAGCCGCTCCAGGGCCACGGCGTCGTAGCCGGTGAGGTAGCGCAGGTCCGGCCCGGGCGTCACGAGCAACGCGTCCAGGCCGGCGGCCATGGTGGCCGCACGCGCCCGCTCGAGGCGCTCGTGCAGCGCGTCGGAGCGGCCCCGGCCGCCGCTGGGCTCGGAGCCGGACGACGACACGGGCGTACCGGATGCGCTCATGGGCACACGGTAGCGAGCGGATGTGCGAGGGTCGGGGCGTGGCGCAACGGCTTCTGGCCCTCGACGCGCCGTCGTTGTACTTCCGGGCCTTCCACGGCATCCCGGAGACGGTGACGGCCCCCGACGGCACCCCGGTGAACGCGGTCCGCGGGTTCCTCGACTTCATCGCCCGGCTGGTCAAGGACCGCCAGCCCACCCGTCTGGTCGCCGCGATGGACGCAACCTGGCGGCCGGCCTTCCGCACCGCGGCGATCCCGTCGTACAAGGCGCACCGCATGGGCGAGGGTGACGCCGAGCAGGTGCCGCCGGGCATCGTGCCGCAGGTGCCCGTCATCGAGCAGGCTCTCGACCTGCTCGGAATTGCACGCATCGGAGTTCAGGGGTACGAGGCCGACGACGTGCTGGGCACCGTCGTCGAGCGCGCGAGCTGCCCGGTCGACGTGGTGACCGGGGACCGCGACCTGCTCCAGCTCGTCGACGACGCCCGCCAGGTGCGCATCTTCTACACGGTGCCGAAGGGCGTCGGCGCGGCCGAGCCGTGGGACGAGGCGAAGGTGAGCGCGAAGTACGGAATCCCGGGTCGTGCGTACGCCGACTTCGCCACGCTGCGCGGCGACCCGTCCGACGGGCTGCCAGGAGTGCCGGGGGTCGGTGAGAAGACCGCTGCCACCCTCATCACGAGGTTCAAGACGCTCGACGCGCTCCTGGCCGCGCTCGACTCCGGCGACCCCGCGATCGCCGGCTCGGTACGCAGCAAGCTGACCGCCGCCCGGGACTACCTCGCCGTGGCCCCGGTCGTGGTCCAGGTGGCCCGCGACGTGCCGCTGCCGGAGCACGACGACACCCTGCCCCCAGCGCCGCGCGATCCCGACGGCTTCGCAGCTCTCGTCGAGCGCTGGGGCCTGGGCGGCGCCGCGGACCGGCTGCTCGCCGCGCTGGCCGAGGCTCGCTGACACCGGGCGACGGCCCGTCCTCAGCGTTCGACGGCCCCGCCCGCAGTCCGGGCGATGCGCCGGAGCACCTCGTGCACGGCCGGGACCTCGTCCTCGCGCAGGCCCATCGCTCGCCGGATCGCGCTCGGCACGGCAGCGGCTCGGGCG encodes:
- a CDS encoding CAP domain-containing protein, whose translation is MNRPAPRARLRSFVVAVVAAATAVVPVAGLAQTASAAPVKRSNAALAQEVLQDLNATRRAHGLAPLKARTDLTRYAAKHSQAMAGPRKLHHSSGLSTLCCWNRIGENVAYAGSAAQASQTLFKSAPHRANILDGRYDEIGVAVVQSGGLVWVTEVFRDRR
- a CDS encoding 5'-3' exonuclease; protein product: MAQRLLALDAPSLYFRAFHGIPETVTAPDGTPVNAVRGFLDFIARLVKDRQPTRLVAAMDATWRPAFRTAAIPSYKAHRMGEGDAEQVPPGIVPQVPVIEQALDLLGIARIGVQGYEADDVLGTVVERASCPVDVVTGDRDLLQLVDDARQVRIFYTVPKGVGAAEPWDEAKVSAKYGIPGRAYADFATLRGDPSDGLPGVPGVGEKTAATLITRFKTLDALLAALDSGDPAIAGSVRSKLTAARDYLAVAPVVVQVARDVPLPEHDDTLPPAPRDPDGFAALVERWGLGGAADRLLAALAEAR
- a CDS encoding amidohydrolase; this encodes MLVVDGHVAWVGQDAAGRASAPQGAHLVDLDGALVTPAFVDAHVHTTGTGLSLIGLDVRPARSAAELLEAVRREAREGTGPRATGPLLGSGWDETAWADPALPGADDLDAAAQGRPVLLTRVDAHASLASSAALRELAAAYPHRGPWDTAHLTGSAHAAAARWAHDALPPAHRALAQREALRHAASLGIGSVHEMAGPAFSSLEDLTALLELSAQETSLPDVLGYWGELGGAEAAEGVGAIGAAGDILVDGTIGSRTAALREAYADGSRPAAYLTAAQVRDHVVGCTRHGLQAGFHVIGDGALDVALAGLEEAAQALGDAALRGARHRLEHVELADAEAIGRLARLGVTASVQPAFDALWGGADGMYARRLGAGRAQALNPFAAMAAAGVVLALGSDAPVTPLAPWEAVRAASHHSAPGSGLSARAAFTAHTRGGWRAARRDDAGVLAPGAPATYAVWEAGELLVQAPDLRVANWSTDPRSGVPGLPDLTPGVPAPRCLQTVVRGRAVYVAA
- a CDS encoding M24 family metallopeptidase — protein: MAAGLDALLVTPGPDLRYLTGYDAVALERLTCLVVRAVGDPVVVVPQLEVAAALASPIGELGLGMLAWGETDDPYALTAATLPGVNRVAVDDRMWAVKALAFRHALPDAEQEAAGTVLRELRMRKDAAELEALRVAAAAIDRVHARMGEWLRAGRTEREVAKDIVDAILAEGHVRADFAIVASGPNGASPHHEVSDRVIAAGDPVVVDIGGTTAQGYCSDSTRTYAVGEPPEDFLAYYGALQQAQEAACAAAGPGMPCEEVDRASREVLEEAGWGDLFIHRTGHGIGLETHEDPYIVAGNRQLLEPGMAFSVEPGVYVAGRHGARIEDIVVCTTDGAERLNIQPRDLAVLGG